In Caldisericaceae bacterium, the genomic stretch TTTCTTTGAGTTTTCTATAGGAGAATGTTTTAAGAGCTTTTTCGTATTCACTTCTTATTGATTCAACTTCTTCATCTGTGTAGTAGAGTTCATAGGCATGACCATTTTTAAGAAGAGTATCAATGTAATGGTTGTAAATGGGGATTCTCTCTTTCTGTCTATAGGGACCGTAGGGTCCTTCTTTAAGATAACCTTCATCCCAATCAAGGCCTAACCAGGTAATATCCCTTAACATACTCTCTATAGCAGCAGGTGTAGAACGCTTTTCATCTGTATCATCCAATCGAAGAATAAAAGTGCCTCCATTATGGCGAGCAAAAAGATAATTGAATATAGCTGTTCTTGCATTACCTACATGTATTTCTCCTGTAGGAGATGGAGCATAACGAACTCTAACCATTTGTACCTCCAAAATTCATATACAATATATATTAAACTAAATTTAGAAAATAAAAAAGGGGCAACGGCCCCTTAAATTCATAAAAGTTACAAAATAGTTAACGTTTTCTGTATTGACGGTCTTTCCTTGCAGAATGTAAGCCGTACTTCTTTCTTTCCTTTTCTCTATAATCTCTTGTAAGAAGTCCCTCACTTTTAAGTGTAGTTTTCAGAGATTCATCAACTTTCAGAAGGGCTCTTGCAATTCCAAGTTTTATCGCATCTACTTGACCTCTAAAACCACCACCAACGACATTTGCTCTGACATCAAACTTATCTTTCATGTTGGTTATTTCAAGAGGTTTAAACACTTCTGGGAGAAGAGTTTTTACACCAAAATATTCGTTTACATCTCTTCCATTAACACGGAAATTGCCACTTCCTGGTTTTAAAACTATTCGTGCAACGGATGTTTTTCTTCGGCCTACGGCTAAAACAACTTTATCCATTATTCCTCCTTCGATACCTTAACTATTCTTTCGACTTTAAATTCTTTAGGGTAA encodes the following:
- a CDS encoding glutamate--tRNA ligase, with product MVRVRYAPSPTGEIHVGNARTAIFNYLFARHNGGTFILRLDDTDEKRSTPAAIESMLRDITWLGLDWDEGYLKEGPYGPYRQKERIPIYNHYIDTLLKNGHAYELYYTDEEVESIRSEYEKALKTFSYRKLKE
- the rpsI gene encoding 30S ribosomal protein S9, which codes for MDKVVLAVGRRKTSVARIVLKPGSGNFRVNGRDVNEYFGVKTLLPEVFKPLEITNMKDKFDVRANVVGGGFRGQVDAIKLGIARALLKVDESLKTTLKSEGLLTRDYREKERKKYGLHSARKDRQYRKR